Below is a window of Myroides profundi DNA.
TGTCAAAAAAGGAATTGTAACAATTAATAAAAAAGAAATCGCTAAGATTGACCGAAAAGGAGTTGTTTATAAATTCACTAGTTTAGATGATAAGACTACCTTTTGGGCAGAAGTGAAAAGCAGCGCTAACAACAACTTCTGGTTACAACTTAAAGGAGAAAATGGAAACGTACAGGATATGGAGATGAAAAATGTTCCATTTACACTAAGTAAAGAGAAACAAGCTATTATGGCAGTATACTTTTCTGCAGATGGTCTGATCACAGAGGAAGGTATTAACTCTGAAAGAGCAACCGAATTGTTTCAATCTTCTAATAAAGAAATTTCTGAAAAATGGAATAAAATAGATGGTGATAGAAAAGCTGAAAAAGCAGAAGAAACTGCTCTTTTAAAGAAAGCGAATATCAATGTCACAGATGATGCAAGCATCATGCAAGGGGCTGACAAAATAGGTTTTATCAATACAAAAACAACTAAACAAGCGTACTCTTCACATGAAGCTACAATAGCTGATATCAAAGGAAATGTTATCGCTAAAGTGAGTTATGACGAAACAAAAACAATGAACGCTAAAAGAGGAGTTACGCTGACTACGTATGATGACAAACAGTTTGATATAACAGACCTTAACTATTTCATGGATGCTACAGATCCTATAAGAGCGAATCCTGTGTTTATAGCTAAACTATATGCTAACGGCTATAAATTTGGCGATATGACTCAACAAATAAAAGATTATCGCGACGCTAAGACTGCTGAAAAACAAGAAGAATATAATAAGCATGTAGTAGAAGCTAGAGGAAAATCACGTAATATCTATGATCAAGAGGGGTATGTGATCGATAAAAAAGGAACTAAACACACTGGATTAGTAACTATTGAATTTGAATCTGTACCTCGCGATGGAGACTATAGAATAAGTGGTAGCGTTGGGATAGCTGATGTTAGTAGCTATGGTAACTCAGTTGCTATCAAAACTGACAAAAAAAGATTAAACTTTAAAGCAAAAGAGGGTGTAGAGTTTGGTGTAGGTAATGAGCGTTATATCGGTACTCCTACCTCTGATGACGGAGGACTGGGCAACTCTAATGGAGAGCTAGATGTATTTGGAGGCTCTAGCAAATTCTTAATAGTCGATTATGACAATGGTGGAAATATGGTGCTACACCACCTTAAAACACCTGATGGTTTCTACCTTCTATTAAAAGGACAGAAAAAAGCAATCTATTTAGGTAACAAATCTACTTTCGGAACTAGAAAAGAGGATACAACTAAAAAATTATTTGATAAATATGTCAACTGTGGTGCTCTTCAGTTCTCTAACTATGATACCAATACATTCGAAGGTCTTAAAAAACTAGTAGATGACTATGTGCAGTCTTGTAACTAATCTAAATTATAAAATCAAGCCCATCATACGATGGGCTTATTTATTTATATTCTTAAGAGCAATTTATCCCACTCATTTTCTTCCTCTTCGATAAGTCCACTAACAAGCTCGTTGACAGTCTCAATTCTTTCAATTAAAGTATCTATGATCTCTTCTTCTAATACACCTAGATCCTTGGCCAGCATTAAACAGGTATGCAATAAAGCACATTCCCTTCTCGTGCTCTCAAGCTGATCACTTAGTATACAGTTTTCAAAGGTGGATAATTCTATACTCAATGGAATCTTTAATACCCGCTCTCGAATATGAGCAATTAAATCTGCATGATCAGAACTCTGATCTACTACAGACTCCTTATACAGGTAAGTAACTAAGTCCATTGCCTTCTCCCAAGCCTCTAAGGTCTTTTTAGGTTCCTTTTTTAACATAATGAATAATTTTTTAGTTCATTATATTACATCTAAAACAATACCAACTAAAGATAGTCAAGATGAACAAATCGTTAGGAGAATATTATGATTGATTACTAAGCGCTTAATCATTAACAACAATAATTCGATTAATAACTAAGTCAAAAAAGGGAGTAAATAAAAGTAAAACAGAGTCCGATATTTATATCTAAACGCAGTGGGTATAATGACTCAAAAGGTTTTTGCCTTATAAATTTGCTCTTTTCTTTCCGAGTTGTTCCCAAAAAGTACGGTTTTAGCAAGGTCTTGAAAGCATTTCGGAAACAAGACTAAGCCATGACAGTAATCTGAAAACATTTAAAACAAGTTTTCACAAGACAAAATCATCCCAAATTATCTATGAAAATACCACTGATAGAAATCAGTATTAAAAGTATCAATCTTACAGTTAGGAATAATTTGTTTTAGCACCCCTTCTTGATGTTGTTTACGCAAGAAACGATTAAACAGTACTGGATGAGGAAAACGTTCTTTTAAAGTCTTATTTTTACGTATTTCATCATATAAATCCGTAGAACGCAACTCTACTTTAGTCGGTTGATCTACAAAGTATTGATTCAACTGATCTCGTATAGTCACTAGTAGTTTAATATCACTTGGCATTCTAGTAAATACTGTTGGACGAGTATGGCTTTGACTCTCTTCTGTTTCTTCTTCCTCTTCTTCGTGCTCATCCTCTATCTCATCTAGAACCTCGTATACAGGCTCATAAACAATCACTTCTTCAGGCTCTTCTATCGTATCTAATACTACCTCTATCTCTGCTACACGGTGTTCATTTATCAGATCGTGCAATTTATACTGTAACTCCTCTAGATAAGCTCTATATACCTCATCTATCAACAAATTAGGTTGTAATAGCATGGCAGCACCTATATCCTTACACTCTACTAGTTGAGGATACTTTTTATAATTAGACACATAGTTAAAGGTTAATTTATGTCTCTCCATCTGAACTGCAAAACGCATCCATAAGTCAACATTCAACGGAGGCTCTCCATCAGCTTTTAACCAATCATTGTATTTCCAATTTAATATCCACCCTTTCTCGAAGGTATTCATCACATACTTAGAAGTCACATAGATCGTTACTTCTGCCCCTTCTTTAATCTGCTCTAATCCCTTCACAATAGCCATAAGCGAAATACGAGATTGAGAGTTTTCTATAAACCCCTCTGCAAATGTTTTGCATTGATCACCTATACACAACATATTAGCATAAGCCTTAGCGTCACTAGAGGTATCTATCTTTACGCGAGTATATAGGTCTATTTTGTATTTCATATCTATTAAGAGGATTTGAGTACTTAAAGATAATGACTTCTGAGTAAATCACAACAAAATATAACAACAGAAAAACAAAGACTATAATAAATACAAAAAAAGGGACAAGTGCACTTGTCCCTTTTTTCCTTAATAAGTTTAAAACTAATCTCTATACCTAATATTAAAATGAATATAGTAATTGAGCAGCAATATTTCTCGGAGCGATTTCATTAATATATCCTGCTCTGAAATATGAATTATAACCTAACTTATCAAAAATATTATTTGCATATAATTTTATTCTTGCATTCTTATACGTATATCCTAATTGCATATTAAATGTTGTATAATCTGGCATATCGAATGGTCTTACATTTTCATAAGAGCCATGCCCATCTGATGCTCTAGCATATTCATTAACAGGTCTTTTCCCAACAAAATAAACTCCCATACCTACAGAAAACCCTTTTAGTACACCTTGATCAAACTTATAATTAGCCCACCCATTAGCTGTGTGTTCAGGTGTATTCATAGGTGCAGAGCCATCTACATAGTTAGGGCTATCTTGATATCTAGCTAACAGATTAGCATAACCTAACATTACCTCAAGATTATTAGTGATTTTTCCATTAATTTCTAACTCAAAACCATTTCTTCTCAAGTCACCTGCTCTTAAATAAGTATTAGTACGTTGATTATTCTCATCAAATACCTCATATAACAAGTTATCCTGATTAATAAAGAAATAAGTAAAATTAACTCCTAGATGATCATTTAACCAATTGGTTTTAAATCCAAATTCAATTTGTTTAGTATCCGCAGCCCCAGCAAAGCCTCCATCAGCCATTTTATAATTTGCTTGTTTTAAACTTGTCGTTGTAGTGTATGAAATAAAAGTGCTAATATTCTCTTGAGGTTTAAAAACTAATCCTACAGCTGGATTCCATCTAGCTACAGTTACATCTTTTACATTAATACCATTTAATCGACTATAACGAATCCCTAGCATCGCACTTAACTTATCTCCTATCTGAATATAGTCTTGTGCCATAAACCCATAAGTTGGTGAAGTTTCATCTGCTAATACACCACCTTTACGAGATGTCATTCTAAACTCTAAACCTTCAGGTCTATTGTTATTTACTTCACCTAGAACATTAATCGTTTCTTTAAATAACTTCCCTCCAACATATCCATCATAATTTGTTGTCTTAGTCTTATATTCTCTGAAGTCAAACCCCAATTGGAAAGTGTGCTTTAGAGCACCTGTAAACACATCTTTTCCAATAAAATCAACTTGTATAGCAGTGCTTCTATCAGACTTTACAGATTTACCTATTGTTCTTTCTCTTAACTCAAACTCTTTCCAATCTGTGATTTGATTTTGTCTTTTTAATAATCCTAAAGCAGAATCTTCTAAGTCAGTATCTGTTATAGAATTTAAAGATGATACACGCATAGACAATTTATCAGATAATTGTCTTTCAAAACGAGCTACATAATTTAGTGACTTTAAGTGCATATTATCTTCTTTAAAGCCTAAAAACTTATTATGAGGTAATTTATACAATCTATTTACATAATCAGGTCCTATATTCTCTGTTCCCTTATCCACAGTATAATCACCTTCTAAAAAATCCATTTCAACTGTCAGTTTTGTTTTATCATTAATCTTCCAAGCTAGAGAAGGATTTATATAATAATGATTATTATTCACATAGGTTCTCCACCCATCATTTCGTTCATATGATCCATTAAAACGCAACGACAAAGTCTCTTTCTTATCTAAGACTTGCTCTATATCCACAGTAGGGCGAATATGTCCATAACTTCCTGTTCTAAACCCCACTTCCCTTTTATTATAAAAATTCGGTGTCTTCGTGACTAAATTAATAACTCCACCTACAGCTCCTAGTCCATTACCTATACCTTGTATTACAGCAGCAGATCCCTTAATGACTTCTACACTCTCTATTCCTTGCATGTCAGCGATACCAGACCCTCTTCTAAAGTCAGACTCCATAGCTACTCCATTTCTCAAAACAGGAGTTCCTCTAAATCCGCGAATAGACATACTCTCAAAAGGAGTCCCATAAGTAGCAAACTGAGTAACTCCAGCTACATTTCGACTAGCTTCTGTAATAGTTAAAGCTCCTTGTTCTTTAATAACCTCTCCTGGTACAATACTAATAGCTAGTACTTGATCTTGTATGCCTAGAGGTAATCTTGTGATATATTCTAATTTCTTGACATCTTTGTTACTTTTACCATAAACTGTAATATTCTCTAATTGACTATCCGAAGTCATCGTAAAATGATAAGACTCTTCTTCTTTATGGACATTCACTTTTTTTTCTAAGCTACTATAACCAATCGACATAATTTTAAGCAGTACTTTTCCCTTAGGAATAGCTTCTAATACAAAATCACCATTCTCATTAGTTTCTGCATATTTATTATTATTCTCAGCGAGTACTGACACAAAGGGAATTGGCTTATTAGCACTATCCACTATACGTCCTTTGATAGTAGACACTTGCGCTATACTGGCTATTACACCTCCAATAGTAAAAATCAATGTAGTTATTCTTTTCATACCTAATTATTTATAATCATTTTTAATAACATACAAATTAAAACGATTCTAAATAGAAAACATCGAAAACAGAAAGCTTTTTAGTTAACTAAACAAACACAAACACAGCTATTTAGTTAAAAAATCAAATAATACAACCTTTTTTACCAAACACAGTAATTAACAAACAATACTATATTGATACTCACACACAACTTATTAGTATAAAACACTCTATAAGTGAGTACACTTAGACAAATACATTATCCCATTATCAAAACACAATACGTTAGACTTTAGCAATAAGGATAAAACATAAAACTGCCCTCTAAATAAATATAAAGTTGTTAATTTACAGTATGTTTTTTGTGGTATATAAAGTACTTATAAACTTAAAAAAAAATGTTATGGCAGAGCATGGAAGTATCCTTATTTATCAGACAAAAGATGTCTTCACTAAGATAGAAACCCGTTTAGAGAACGAAACACTATGGTTAACTCAAGTCTAAATGGCAGAATTATTTCAAAAAAATAGAACTGTCATTACCAAACACATAAAAAATGTATTTGAAGAAGGTGAACTAGTAGAACAAACCAATGTGCAAAATTTGCACATTGCAAATTCAGACAAACCTGTTAAGTGTTATAATCTAGATGTAATTATATCTGTAGGTTATAGGGTAAAAAGCATTCAAGGAACTAAGTTTAGACAATGGGCAACTAGATGACATCTGCAGAGTAGAAGAAGATTTTATAGAGTATATCTTAAAAACAACGAAGATATTAGCCAATAATATATAGATAAAGCACCCAAAGTCAAAAGGCTTTGGGTGCTTTGTTTATGTTATAACTAAATGTCCTACTTAAATTTCTTCTTTATTTTCTGAACTTACTGATACATCACTTTTTACGTGTTGTAATAGCCAGTTATATACCTCCATGTGTCTATATAGATCTTCTACACTCCCATGTGTACCTCCTTTGACAACTTGTAGTTCTACAGGAGCTTTTTTATCACATTTTTGAATAGCAGTCATTATCTTCTTAGACTCTTTTAGTGGTACGATAAAGTCTTTATCACCATGAATAAGCTTAATAGGGATATTAGTCACTGCACAGGCATCTCTTTCTTCTCCTCCTCCGCAGATAGCAATAGCTGCAGCTATACGATTAGGATACTTACCAGCATATTTCATCGTACCATATCCTCCTAGGCTCATTCCAGTTACATAAATGCGACTCTCATCGATATTATAATTTGCGATCATATAACTTACGATTTCGTCCACCTTATCCGCATTCCATGGCCCAGAAGGCAATTGAGGAGCTACTAAATAAGCAGGGATATCTAGTCCCTTCTCTATTCCTTTTAACGCACCATATCTCTTTACCCTATCTATATTGGTTCCCGAAAGACTTCTCCCATGTAAGAAGATAATAAGAGGGTTCTTTTCTTCTACGACTTTAGGTTCGTTTAACCAAAATTGATAAGTCGTTTTATCCAAAATAGCTTTGGGTTGAGCAAAGGTCGTCAATGAGACTAGACAGATTAATACCGTAAGAAATTTCATAGTTTTTTTGAAAGTAAATATACTTGTAATCTGTTAAATTCAAAACAAAAAAATCACTGTAAGCATTGCATTTACTGAGTTTACCCTTATATAAAGTTAGATAACTAACATCTAAACACTTAGTATTTCCACAACATTAAACCAGCCTGATACCCTGCCCCTAATGTCCACATTAAAAAATAATCTCCTTCTTTTAGAGGTGTTCCTTCTTTCTGGTATTGATGTAAAGCTAAAAAAGGACTAGAAGCTCCTGAATAACCAAACTCTTTCGAATAAAAAGGTACTTTTTCTTCTGGTAAGTGATAATGTGATTTAATAATCTTAATGTTTTTCAGTGATAACTGAGAGAATAAGAATAAACTGATATCTTCTATTTTCAGGTTGTTCTTTGCTAAGAAAACTTCTATTTTATCTAAAGCAAACTCTACACTTCCACTTCCATCAAATGATGTATCCCACATTGTTAATTCATCAGATAAAGAACAAGAGTGCCCTTGAGGAGGATACAGAACAGTATCACAAAAACTACTATCTGTATGATACATGACGTCTACTAATCCAGATGTAGTAGTCTCTTTCTCTACTATAAATGCAAAAGCAGAATCTGAAAAACAAAAAGCTGTTACAGGATTTTGACTATCTAGAATACGAGATAACTGATCAGAACACACTACTAGAGCATTTTTAGCTCTACTACTGCTATTGAGATAATGCGCTACTTGATCTAATGCTACAAATGCCCCAATACAATTAGCGTTAATATCATAACACATTGTATTATTCTTTCCTTGCAAAGCTTGGTGTATAAAGATAGAATCACAAGGGATCTGATGCTCTGGAGTACAAGTCACAAAGACAATAATATCTATTTCTTCTATTGAAATACCACTTTGCTTTAATACTCCTTTTGCCGCCTCAATTCCCATAGAAACCGTAGTTTCCTTTGAATCTTTAGCTACTACAAATCGATTATGCCTACCAAGTGCTTCTTGTATCTTTTTCATAGAGACACCTTGGCTTTCGAATTGCTTAATTACTCCCTCATTGCATTCGACATTAGAGGGATGATAAAAATACGTGTGTTTCAATTTCATATTAAACTGTTTTTTGATTATTACTTTTTTCAACCACTCATAAAAGTATTACTTTTTATAAATAAAAAATAATATATATTTAAAACAACACCTAAAAAGCATATTTAAATTGTAATAATTATAAATAATAAAAACATAAAACAGTAATAATATAAAATATTTTAACTCATATTAATTAATTCTTTTTAACTAGTACACACATTTCGGTTATTAAAAATAATAGTACACTTTCAAAGATTATTATCTCCTCTAAAAATAAAAGCTTAGTATTAGATAATTACTAAGCTTTTATTTTTACTTTATTTTATATTCTAAACCTATTAATCACTTATAAAGCAAATTACGTGCTGAATCACCAGCGATCACTAATCCTCCTGCCATCATGATAATATCCTTTAAGACTAGTCGTCCAGCACCTGATAAATAAGGGAATCCATAGTTAGGTGTAGGAAAATCACCTCCTAAATTAGGCACATATACTTCTGGAGTAGTGATTAGAAATGATAGTGTGACCAAAGACATGCCTAATGTTAATACCCCTCCTAAAAAACCGAGTCTAGGATACCATATCCCTAATAATACGAGTACCCCTATACTTACAATCACTGCACCTAGAACATACGAAAACACATAAGTACCATTCTGTTTATGCCAATCAATGTTCTTCTGCACTACTTTGCCCTCGGGATTTTTATGTTGAGTGTATTCATATACTTCTTTGCCAGATTCATCTAATACTTTTTTTGTTGAATTTTGATAGAAAAAGCTCATAAAAGGGCTATTCGTTACAAAAGGTACGATACCATCCGCTTCATATTGAAAAGCTTTTAACCCTCCTATCCAAACCATGACAATACAGATAGATAAACGAAGAAAATGAATCGATTTTACTTGTAAACTGCTAAATAATACTAAAATTTGTTTCATTGGTTTTATTTTATTTTTCAACAAAACTAGATAGTTTAGCAGAGGAATAACATGGACTATTCCTTCTATTCCATAGACTTTTTTGCCACTACTGATATTCCTACTTGTTCTCTGAATATCTTAGGAGATACGCCTACTTCTTTCTTAAAATAACGGCTAAAATAAAACTCATCCTCAAATCCTAATAACTTAGCTATCTCCTTTACACTTTTATAAGTTAGATGAAGTTGTTTTTTTGCTTCCAAAATAAGGCGCTCTTGGATTAATTTAGAAGGTGTTTTTCCATAATACTTTCTAACCTTTTTACTAAACACATCAACAGATAAATGATACTGCTCTGCATAAAATGCTACCGCTCTAGACTCCATAAAATGCTCTTCTAGCATCTCTTGAAAGCTAGCTATATCTTCTAAGGACAGCCCTGAAGTCTTTTGTTTCTTATTGATCAACTGTTTCTCTTTACTACTCAGTGCTAATACCAATTGTAAATACGTCTTGAGAATCGGAATATCATAAGCAGACTGTTGGTGTTCTAATTGCTCTATTTTATCAAAAAGCTGAGTCAATTCTAGAAATAAAGATGGCTGAATAGGAACATAAGGAACATCAAATAATGTATTAAATAAGACTCCATTACATGCTACCTCCTCTTTGTGATATTCTATACAATAAAAGTCTCCATGAAACTGTATAGTCTTCATTGACTTAATATCTACTTTCTCCCATGTCAACAACTGATAAGGAGATAAAAATAAGATATACTGTCCAGAACAAGAATATCTATTAAAATCTAAAGAAAAAGTAGCTTCACCATCTATCAGAATAGCAAAATAATAAGGCTTATCTATAGGAGATAACGCTCCCTCTAACTGCTGTGTACTTACTTTTATAGGATAATGCATAATAAATAACGTAATAATTGTGTTTCAAAAAAGAACTCTATATAACTACTTTACTTACAAAGGCTAGAGAACATAAGACAATTCTCTAGCTAATATTTTATCTATATCATTGTCTGATCTAACTTATAGCTATCTTCTAAAAAGTGATACTTAGTAATCTTCCCTTCTATCACTTTAAAAATCGCAACATAAGGAGATTCGAACACCTGATCACTCTTCATAATCTTAGAGGACAGATATCCTACAGCAGTAGCATTAACACCATCTACAGCAATAAAGTCTACTGTAAAGCTCTTAGGCTCTACATAGAGGGGATGCAGTTCTAAGAAGCCCTTCTCTACCTCCTGCTTCGTTGTTTTCTTCCCTAACCATGGAAACTTCTCTTCATTACCAGGAATATCCCAATCTACTCCTTCTGTGAAAAGATCTAGTATATTACCCTTCGTGTTACCTAATAATATATCGTAAAACTGAATAACAGTAGCCCTAGTTATCTGTTCTTCTGTCATATTGTTCCCCTGCCCTTTAAGCAAGCTAGAGATATACGCATCTTGTCCTGCCAGATCTGGATCTACATAACTATGCATACGAATAATCTGATGGGCTCTAAACTCAAATACAGAGGCGAACTTACCAAATGAGGTATTGTGATTAGGAAATGTAATTCCATTACTAGATTGTCCGTACTCATGTCCTTCTACAATAACGTAATTATCTCTTTCTATAAAGTTAAACTTCTCTAGGTCAAAGGCTAATGAATTGACGACTTGTTTTATTTGTTTTGTAAAGTTATCTATCCCTTCTCTTCCTTTGCCGAAGCCAAACTTAGGGTAAAAGATTTCTACATCTGCTGCAAATAATTTAAAGTAAGTATCCTCTCCAAATTCACCTTGATTTATATAATTATAATACGCTTTCGTTAGTTCTAAATTAGTCATATTCATTTTTCATTTTATATGTCTAGTAAAGATAATAGGAAGAAAACGCTCTGAAAACATTTTATGATTCTTCTAAGAATAGATATAGCAGAAGGTCTTCTTATAACTACTCTACACAAACAGAAAAAGCCCAGTACCTAACGATACTGAGCCCTTTCAACACACTTAATTTAAATTCTGATTCGATTATAAGCGAGCTCGCTATAATGATGAAGAATCTAAACCTTATAAAAAACTATACTATTTACTTTTCTCTATTCTATAGGTTTTGTGTTCTATATGTTCTCTACCAAACATATCTGTCACCTTCACCTCTACTTTATGCTCTCCTAACCCAATATTAAAAGGTAGCTTAGCACTCCATAAATGAGATGACTTAATCGGGTGAGATGGTTTCTTTCCAGTTAATAGTTTCTCTGTCAAATCATACTTTTGAACTGCTGCGTAGAAGCTTGGGTCAAAACTCTCTTCTTTCTTCATCTCTTTCCATTCTCCTCCATCTATTCTATACTGTACTAGATCTTTCTCTGTTCCCATAAAGACATTTGTATATACCTGATAGTTATTCGATTTCTTATCCGCAATGACCTTAGGCATAAACAATTCCATTTTATAATCATCTGATGCTCCCGATACTTTATAGTCTAACTCATACTGATTCCCCTTAACTACTAAAGTAGCATACCCTCTAGGAGTCCCATCTCTCATAGTAGAAGCAGGCACGCCTAACTCGTTAAACTCTCCTGAGTACCAGTCTCCTGACGTTGTCCCAACATTATACTCATGTAATGGTTTTATACCTGACCATCCCTGTTCTTTCGTAT
It encodes the following:
- a CDS encoding four helix bundle protein, which translates into the protein MLKKEPKKTLEAWEKAMDLVTYLYKESVVDQSSDHADLIAHIRERVLKIPLSIELSTFENCILSDQLESTRRECALLHTCLMLAKDLGVLEEEIIDTLIERIETVNELVSGLIEEEENEWDKLLLRI
- a CDS encoding RNase H family protein: MKYKIDLYTRVKIDTSSDAKAYANMLCIGDQCKTFAEGFIENSQSRISLMAIVKGLEQIKEGAEVTIYVTSKYVMNTFEKGWILNWKYNDWLKADGEPPLNVDLWMRFAVQMERHKLTFNYVSNYKKYPQLVECKDIGAAMLLQPNLLIDEVYRAYLEELQYKLHDLINEHRVAEIEVVLDTIEEPEEVIVYEPVYEVLDEIEDEHEEEEEETEESQSHTRPTVFTRMPSDIKLLVTIRDQLNQYFVDQPTKVELRSTDLYDEIRKNKTLKERFPHPVLFNRFLRKQHQEGVLKQIIPNCKIDTFNTDFYQWYFHR
- a CDS encoding TonB-dependent receptor, translated to MKRITTLIFTIGGVIASIAQVSTIKGRIVDSANKPIPFVSVLAENNNKYAETNENGDFVLEAIPKGKVLLKIMSIGYSSLEKKVNVHKEEESYHFTMTSDSQLENITVYGKSNKDVKKLEYITRLPLGIQDQVLAISIVPGEVIKEQGALTITEASRNVAGVTQFATYGTPFESMSIRGFRGTPVLRNGVAMESDFRRGSGIADMQGIESVEVIKGSAAVIQGIGNGLGAVGGVINLVTKTPNFYNKREVGFRTGSYGHIRPTVDIEQVLDKKETLSLRFNGSYERNDGWRTYVNNNHYYINPSLAWKINDKTKLTVEMDFLEGDYTVDKGTENIGPDYVNRLYKLPHNKFLGFKEDNMHLKSLNYVARFERQLSDKLSMRVSSLNSITDTDLEDSALGLLKRQNQITDWKEFELRERTIGKSVKSDRSTAIQVDFIGKDVFTGALKHTFQLGFDFREYKTKTTNYDGYVGGKLFKETINVLGEVNNNRPEGLEFRMTSRKGGVLADETSPTYGFMAQDYIQIGDKLSAMLGIRYSRLNGINVKDVTVARWNPAVGLVFKPQENISTFISYTTTTSLKQANYKMADGGFAGAADTKQIEFGFKTNWLNDHLGVNFTYFFINQDNLLYEVFDENNQRTNTYLRAGDLRRNGFELEINGKITNNLEVMLGYANLLARYQDSPNYVDGSAPMNTPEHTANGWANYKFDQGVLKGFSVGMGVYFVGKRPVNEYARASDGHGSYENVRPFDMPDYTTFNMQLGYTYKNARIKLYANNIFDKLGYNSYFRAGYINEIAPRNIAAQLLYSF
- the rhuM gene encoding RhuM family protein yields the protein MAELFQKNRTVITKHIKNVFEEGELVEQTNVQNLHIANSDKPVKCYNLDVIISVGYRVKSIQGTKFRQWATR
- a CDS encoding prolyl oligopeptidase family serine peptidase gives rise to the protein MKFLTVLICLVSLTTFAQPKAILDKTTYQFWLNEPKVVEEKNPLIIFLHGRSLSGTNIDRVKRYGALKGIEKGLDIPAYLVAPQLPSGPWNADKVDEIVSYMIANYNIDESRIYVTGMSLGGYGTMKYAGKYPNRIAAAIAICGGGEERDACAVTNIPIKLIHGDKDFIVPLKESKKIMTAIQKCDKKAPVELQVVKGGTHGSVEDLYRHMEVYNWLLQHVKSDVSVSSENKEEI
- a CDS encoding 3-oxoacyl-ACP synthase III family protein, with protein sequence MKLKHTYFYHPSNVECNEGVIKQFESQGVSMKKIQEALGRHNRFVVAKDSKETTVSMGIEAAKGVLKQSGISIEEIDIIVFVTCTPEHQIPCDSIFIHQALQGKNNTMCYDINANCIGAFVALDQVAHYLNSSSRAKNALVVCSDQLSRILDSQNPVTAFCFSDSAFAFIVEKETTTSGLVDVMYHTDSSFCDTVLYPPQGHSCSLSDELTMWDTSFDGSGSVEFALDKIEVFLAKNNLKIEDISLFLFSQLSLKNIKIIKSHYHLPEEKVPFYSKEFGYSGASSPFLALHQYQKEGTPLKEGDYFLMWTLGAGYQAGLMLWKY
- the rclC gene encoding reactive chlorine resistance membrane protein RclC; translation: MKQILVLFSSLQVKSIHFLRLSICIVMVWIGGLKAFQYEADGIVPFVTNSPFMSFFYQNSTKKVLDESGKEVYEYTQHKNPEGKVVQKNIDWHKQNGTYVFSYVLGAVIVSIGVLVLLGIWYPRLGFLGGVLTLGMSLVTLSFLITTPEVYVPNLGGDFPTPNYGFPYLSGAGRLVLKDIIMMAGGLVIAGDSARNLLYK
- a CDS encoding helix-turn-helix domain-containing protein codes for the protein MHYPIKVSTQQLEGALSPIDKPYYFAILIDGEATFSLDFNRYSCSGQYILFLSPYQLLTWEKVDIKSMKTIQFHGDFYCIEYHKEEVACNGVLFNTLFDVPYVPIQPSLFLELTQLFDKIEQLEHQQSAYDIPILKTYLQLVLALSSKEKQLINKKQKTSGLSLEDIASFQEMLEEHFMESRAVAFYAEQYHLSVDVFSKKVRKYYGKTPSKLIQERLILEAKKQLHLTYKSVKEIAKLLGFEDEFYFSRYFKKEVGVSPKIFREQVGISVVAKKSME
- a CDS encoding nuclear transport factor 2 family protein; protein product: MNMTNLELTKAYYNYINQGEFGEDTYFKLFAADVEIFYPKFGFGKGREGIDNFTKQIKQVVNSLAFDLEKFNFIERDNYVIVEGHEYGQSSNGITFPNHNTSFGKFASVFEFRAHQIIRMHSYVDPDLAGQDAYISSLLKGQGNNMTEEQITRATVIQFYDILLGNTKGNILDLFTEGVDWDIPGNEEKFPWLGKKTTKQEVEKGFLELHPLYVEPKSFTVDFIAVDGVNATAVGYLSSKIMKSDQVFESPYVAIFKVIEGKITKYHFLEDSYKLDQTMI